From the Defluviitalea raffinosedens genome, one window contains:
- a CDS encoding YbaK/EbsC family protein, which produces MAIEKVREYFNQWGMEDRILEFDVSSATVELASQAVGCEPKRIAKTLSFMVDGKPILIVVAGDARIDNAKYKAQFSTKAKMLTPDQVLELVGHAVGGVCPFGIPDDVMVYLDKSLKRFETVFPACGSSNSAIELSIEELEKYSNYSAWVDVCRGWEE; this is translated from the coding sequence ATGGCGATAGAAAAGGTAAGAGAATACTTCAATCAATGGGGAATGGAAGACAGAATCCTTGAATTTGATGTATCCAGTGCAACGGTTGAATTAGCATCCCAGGCAGTAGGCTGTGAACCAAAAAGAATAGCAAAGACCTTATCTTTCATGGTGGATGGAAAACCGATTTTAATTGTGGTTGCAGGGGATGCAAGAATCGATAATGCAAAGTATAAAGCTCAGTTTTCAACCAAGGCAAAAATGCTTACACCGGATCAGGTGCTTGAACTTGTAGGACATGCTGTTGGGGGTGTATGTCCTTTTGGTATTCCTGATGATGTTATGGTATATCTGGACAAATCTCTGAAACGGTTCGAGACTGTGTTCCCCGCATGCGGCAGCAGTAATAGCGCCATTGAATTATCCATTGAAGAACTGGAAAAATACTCAAATTATTCTGCCTGGGTGGATGTATGTAGAGGATGGGAAGAGTAA
- a CDS encoding amino acid permease yields the protein MKDTHKEGLGTFEGVYTPTVLTILGVVMYLRMGWIVGNSGILGTLSIIILAHMIIISTTLSMSSMLTNIDIGAGGAYAIVSRSLGLEIGGAVGIPLYFSQTLSVAFYITGFTEVWTSFFDHPRWLVGLIVWGILTVLSVVSARLAFRIQYFILGAMVLSIASFILGPSLNSESPVLIGNFEQSGYWETFAIFFPAVTGILSGASMSGELKSPRKSIIRGTLAAVMTGLAVYMLFALLFATRVPEEILLSDHSIILQLGKFRILIVAGIMGAVLSSALSSLVSAPRTLAALAENRSVPFAKIFAKKTAGNEPRNAVIVSSLISLAVLLASNLDSLAAMLTLFFLTTYCTINLVVLVEQAIGVISFRPRFRISILIPVIGLVGCLLSMFLINKWFTWITFILILVIYYMLRRKNLVSPWGDVRGGVFISLAEWGAQKSMSMPYHPRLWKPSILIPVENPEDFKRISRLIRSLINPSGRVYYLTMNNVGNQRKELEEKIDAVLQPLKEENLFAQKIVINSKDYNQDLNIVLQSLVHVFLPPNTIFFTISEETEKRKKFFEMVKNLEDVRKRIGLLCLRIHPKYGFGQEKNIHLWLRSKSKNYNLAVLSAIQIMKNWNGNLTLCRVAEHASQVPNIEKELLKFIEDARLPINTKIDVKVGNFYDLIKEQSTDLNILGMSNSLGQIENIIDQVPASILFVGDSELENVLV from the coding sequence ATGAAAGATACTCATAAAGAAGGTCTTGGAACATTTGAAGGTGTTTATACCCCTACAGTATTAACCATTCTGGGAGTTGTTATGTATCTGCGCATGGGGTGGATTGTTGGAAATTCAGGGATCCTGGGAACTTTAAGTATTATCATTTTAGCTCATATGATCATCATAAGTACTACTTTATCCATGTCTTCCATGCTAACCAATATCGATATCGGTGCAGGAGGGGCATACGCTATTGTATCCAGATCTCTTGGACTAGAAATAGGAGGAGCTGTGGGTATTCCTTTGTATTTCTCTCAGACCCTGTCGGTTGCATTTTATATTACGGGATTTACAGAGGTATGGACTTCATTTTTTGATCATCCTAGATGGCTGGTAGGCTTGATTGTATGGGGAATATTGACTGTATTATCTGTAGTCAGTGCCCGATTAGCCTTTAGAATCCAGTATTTTATTTTAGGAGCTATGGTTCTTTCGATTGCTTCATTTATACTGGGTCCATCTTTAAACTCAGAAAGCCCTGTATTAATTGGTAACTTTGAGCAAAGTGGGTATTGGGAAACTTTCGCTATATTCTTTCCGGCAGTTACAGGTATCTTATCAGGAGCATCCATGTCAGGTGAGCTTAAAAGTCCAAGGAAAAGCATTATTAGGGGAACTTTGGCTGCTGTTATGACGGGATTGGCAGTTTATATGTTATTTGCTTTACTGTTTGCAACCAGAGTTCCAGAAGAAATATTACTTTCTGACCACTCAATTATTCTTCAGTTAGGAAAATTCAGGATTCTTATTGTGGCAGGTATTATGGGGGCGGTTCTATCATCAGCATTGTCCTCTTTGGTAAGTGCTCCTAGAACATTGGCAGCTTTAGCAGAGAACAGGTCTGTACCCTTTGCTAAAATTTTTGCAAAGAAAACGGCTGGCAACGAACCTCGCAATGCAGTTATTGTTTCATCACTTATTTCACTGGCTGTATTACTGGCCAGCAATTTAGACAGTTTGGCTGCAATGTTAACGCTGTTCTTTTTAACTACTTATTGTACGATTAATTTGGTGGTTTTGGTTGAACAAGCTATAGGCGTCATCAGCTTTCGCCCTAGGTTTCGGATTTCTATTTTAATTCCTGTAATTGGACTTGTTGGCTGTTTGCTTTCCATGTTTTTAATCAATAAATGGTTTACGTGGATCACGTTTATTTTGATATTGGTAATTTATTATATGTTGAGGAGAAAGAATTTGGTATCTCCATGGGGAGATGTCAGAGGAGGCGTATTCATCTCTCTGGCAGAATGGGGCGCTCAAAAATCCATGTCCATGCCGTATCATCCCAGACTATGGAAACCCTCTATTCTGATTCCAGTAGAAAATCCTGAAGATTTTAAGAGAATATCTCGACTGATCCGAAGTTTAATCAATCCTTCCGGCAGAGTTTATTACTTAACTATGAATAATGTAGGAAATCAGAGAAAGGAACTGGAAGAGAAAATTGATGCGGTTTTACAGCCATTAAAAGAAGAAAACTTATTTGCTCAAAAAATTGTAATTAACAGCAAAGATTATAATCAAGATTTAAATATTGTTTTACAAAGTTTAGTGCATGTATTTTTGCCGCCTAATACAATCTTTTTTACCATCAGTGAAGAGACAGAAAAGAGAAAGAAATTTTTTGAAATGGTAAAAAATCTGGAGGACGTAAGAAAAAGAATAGGATTATTATGTTTGCGCATTCATCCTAAATATGGATTTGGACAGGAAAAAAATATTCATTTATGGTTAAGGAGTAAAAGCAAAAACTATAATTTAGCGGTTTTAAGTGCTATCCAAATTATGAAAAATTGGAATGGAAACTTGACTTTATGCCGTGTAGCAGAGCATGCTTCACAGGTACCCAATATTGAAAAAGAGCTGCTAAAGTTTATAGAAGATGCGAGACTACCTATTAATACTAAAATCGATGTCAAAGTTGGCAACTTTTACGATTTAATCAAAGAACAATCAACGGATTTAAATATTCTTGGAATGTCCAATTCTCTCGGGCAGATAGAAAACATCATTGATCAAGTACCTGCAAGTATTTTATTCGTAGGGGATTCTGAGTTAGAAAATGTTCTGGTATAG
- a CDS encoding biotin transporter BioY, whose protein sequence is MEEKSSVYRMAMIGVMAAVICILGPLSIPIGVVPISFTNLAIYLSLYTLGMKKGTISYIIYMLIGFIGIPVFSNFSGGPSKLLGPTGGYIIGFIFMALIAGFFIDSFFEKWYLCFIGMVLGTIVCYAIGTAWLAHQANMQIAAALSVGVIPFIPGDLVKIAISSFAGPQVRKRLIKANLF, encoded by the coding sequence ATGGAAGAAAAATCTAGTGTTTATAGAATGGCTATGATTGGGGTTATGGCCGCAGTCATTTGCATACTTGGACCTTTATCTATACCCATTGGCGTGGTACCTATTTCATTTACAAATCTAGCAATCTATTTATCCCTTTATACCCTTGGCATGAAGAAGGGAACGATCAGTTACATCATTTATATGTTGATAGGATTTATCGGTATCCCCGTGTTTTCTAATTTTAGCGGAGGTCCGTCAAAGCTTCTGGGGCCGACTGGAGGATATATTATCGGGTTTATATTTATGGCGCTTATTGCAGGATTCTTTATTGATTCCTTTTTTGAAAAATGGTATTTATGTTTTATAGGAATGGTTCTGGGGACAATAGTATGCTACGCAATTGGTACTGCCTGGCTGGCTCATCAAGCCAATATGCAGATTGCAGCTGCTCTTAGTGTCGGAGTTATTCCATTTATCCCAGGAGATTTGGTTAAAATAGCGATTTCTAGCTTTGCAGGGCCTCAAGTCCGAAAAAGACTGATCAAAGCAAACCTATTCTAG
- a CDS encoding alpha/beta fold hydrolase has protein sequence MGYYINVEPDVKIYVEDLNPAGKKTILFLHGWPASHKLFEYQFNYLPMMGYRCIGIDTRGFGDSDKPWRGYDYDRLADDVRCVIDTLKLHDIVLGGHSTGGAIAIRYMARHKGHGVAKLALFAAAAPSLVQRPYFPYGVPKEGIEEMIQETYNNRPEMLRRFGQRFFHKFITESFEEWFFQLGLQAAGWATAAIARTWLGEEGLFTDLGKIFVPTLILHGIHDQVCPFALAEAQHRGIRNSKLIPFRDSGHGLFYDEKDRFNQELIKFIEE, from the coding sequence ATGGGATACTATATTAATGTAGAACCAGATGTTAAGATTTATGTGGAGGATTTAAATCCTGCCGGAAAAAAGACTATTTTATTTCTCCATGGTTGGCCAGCCAGTCATAAACTATTTGAGTATCAGTTTAATTATTTGCCAATGATGGGATATAGGTGTATCGGTATTGATACCAGAGGATTTGGTGATTCAGATAAACCCTGGAGAGGATATGATTACGACAGATTGGCAGATGATGTTCGCTGTGTTATTGATACGCTGAAACTACATGATATTGTGCTGGGGGGACACTCTACCGGAGGGGCCATTGCAATTCGATATATGGCGCGACATAAGGGACATGGTGTAGCCAAACTTGCTCTCTTTGCAGCGGCTGCCCCAAGTTTGGTTCAGCGTCCTTATTTCCCTTATGGCGTACCAAAAGAGGGGATAGAAGAAATGATCCAGGAAACATATAACAATCGGCCGGAAATGTTAAGAAGGTTTGGGCAAAGATTTTTCCACAAATTCATCACTGAATCCTTTGAAGAATGGTTTTTCCAGTTAGGGCTTCAGGCAGCTGGCTGGGCTACTGCTGCTATTGCTCGAACCTGGCTGGGAGAGGAAGGCCTATTTACGGATCTTGGCAAGATATTCGTTCCAACTTTGATTCTTCACGGAATCCATGACCAAGTTTGTCCTTTTGCCTTGGCAGAAGCTCAACATCGAGGAATCAGGAACTCAAAGCTGATACCGTTTAGAGACAGCGGACATGGGCTGTTCTATGATGAAAAGGATCGATTCAATCAGGAATTGATTAAATTTATCGAAGAATAA
- a CDS encoding MutS-related protein, which produces MDNRFTQFIKEHEASLKKHNVLFNFVGYVKLGFFLILIVSGYSTFTKGFSLFLIGISLGIFFLFIGFWVYQDKLKEKIDYLSGMIAINNRHLDRISGKWDSFSDIGEEFIDSEHPYGCDLDIVGKKSLFQFLNRTHTWYGRQAFAKDLLHPSYTKNELQKRQEAVFELSKDIEFTNQMEYYFSKIGYSPSAPDLVSNLKDSKPFTTNKILKFILLWTPAITVLLIAFMLIFQLKNLYLTGATLAMIQALLWALGFPKTQNYLGAILDTSYKLAPYSTVIEMLKSKSFHSEKLKETQSQLGASETSAAQAIKDLNKILTKISVRSNLIIYFVLNVFLLWDYQCAFMLETWKAKYAHLCEKWFLALGEFESLMSFSTLGNVCSNICMPIISDKSKIIEAKDLGHPLLPNEARVNNDFNLHDNIFIISGSNMSGKTTFLRTVGINLVLAQAGSFVCAKKMTFSPLKIMTSMRIVDDLNEGISTFYAELKRIKTIIDTAKNDSNMLFLIDEIFRGTNSVDRLIGAKTVIAQLNTLNVAGLITTHDLELCQLENIYPRIQNYNFSEYYRDNAIYFDYKIKPGKSNTTNAKYLMKMIGII; this is translated from the coding sequence ATGGATAACAGATTTACTCAATTCATTAAAGAGCATGAAGCTTCTTTGAAAAAGCATAATGTATTATTTAATTTTGTAGGCTATGTGAAGCTCGGGTTTTTTCTTATATTAATCGTGTCTGGATACTCTACTTTTACTAAGGGGTTTTCTCTTTTTCTTATTGGGATAAGCTTAGGTATTTTCTTTCTTTTTATTGGCTTTTGGGTATATCAGGATAAACTTAAAGAAAAAATCGATTATTTAAGCGGAATGATCGCTATAAATAATCGACATTTAGACAGGATATCTGGTAAATGGGATAGCTTTTCGGATATTGGTGAGGAATTTATTGATTCGGAGCATCCTTATGGCTGTGACCTTGATATCGTGGGCAAGAAATCTTTATTTCAATTTCTCAATCGAACCCATACCTGGTATGGCCGTCAGGCCTTTGCCAAAGACCTGTTGCATCCTTCCTATACAAAAAATGAATTACAAAAAAGGCAGGAGGCTGTTTTTGAACTTAGTAAGGACATCGAATTTACAAATCAAATGGAATATTATTTTTCAAAAATTGGTTATAGTCCCTCTGCTCCCGATCTTGTGAGTAATTTAAAAGATTCTAAACCTTTCACCACCAATAAAATATTAAAATTCATTTTATTATGGACTCCGGCAATAACGGTTTTATTGATTGCTTTTATGCTGATCTTTCAGTTAAAAAATCTATATTTAACTGGAGCCACTTTGGCCATGATACAGGCTCTTCTTTGGGCTTTGGGATTTCCAAAAACACAAAATTATTTAGGTGCAATCCTGGATACATCGTATAAATTAGCCCCTTATAGTACCGTTATTGAAATGCTTAAAAGTAAGAGCTTTCATTCTGAAAAGCTCAAGGAAACTCAATCCCAACTTGGTGCTTCAGAAACATCTGCAGCGCAGGCAATCAAAGACTTAAATAAAATCCTTACAAAGATAAGTGTAAGAAGTAATCTCATCATCTACTTTGTTTTAAATGTATTTTTATTATGGGATTACCAATGTGCCTTTATGCTGGAAACATGGAAAGCAAAATATGCCCATCTATGCGAGAAGTGGTTTCTTGCTTTGGGAGAATTTGAAAGTTTAATGAGCTTTTCTACTCTTGGAAATGTCTGCAGTAATATTTGTATGCCTATAATTTCAGATAAAAGTAAAATAATAGAAGCAAAGGATTTAGGACATCCCCTGCTTCCTAATGAAGCCAGAGTCAACAATGATTTTAATCTTCATGATAATATCTTCATCATTTCAGGCTCAAATATGTCCGGCAAAACTACCTTTTTAAGAACAGTTGGCATTAATCTGGTACTGGCTCAAGCCGGAAGTTTTGTCTGTGCAAAGAAGATGACTTTTTCTCCTCTTAAAATTATGACTTCCATGAGGATTGTGGATGATCTGAATGAAGGCATTTCAACCTTCTATGCTGAGCTTAAACGCATAAAAACCATCATCGATACTGCAAAAAACGATTCAAATATGCTTTTTCTTATAGACGAAATATTTAGAGGTACAAATTCGGTAGATCGACTCATCGGTGCCAAAACAGTCATTGCACAGCTCAATACACTCAATGTGGCCGGCCTCATAACCACCCATGACCTGGAACTTTGTCAGTTAGAAAATATATACCCCCGAATCCAGAACTATAACTTCTCAGAATATTATAGGGATAATGCAATTTACTTTGACTACAAAATAAAGCCTGGAAAGTCCAATACGACTAATGCCAAATATTTGATGAAAATGATAGGGATTATATGA
- a CDS encoding GNAT family N-acetyltransferase: MKDESIIIVQAKADYVESYNRAVDIVARERKYLASTKGFSLESTRSFVEAIEQNNLAQFYAIRNGMVIGWCDILPKNFEGFEHVGTLGMGVLPEYRGIGLGSHLLERAIEHAKAINGIEKVELEVFESNENALKFYQKHGFFQEGRRVKSRKLDGQYDNIILMGRFI; encoded by the coding sequence ATGAAAGACGAAAGTATTATCATCGTACAAGCTAAAGCGGATTATGTAGAATCATATAATAGAGCAGTTGATATAGTAGCGAGAGAAAGAAAATATTTAGCTTCAACCAAAGGTTTCTCACTAGAGAGTACAAGAAGTTTTGTAGAAGCAATTGAGCAAAATAATTTGGCACAATTTTATGCTATAAGGAATGGAATGGTTATTGGATGGTGCGATATTTTGCCCAAGAATTTTGAAGGATTTGAGCATGTAGGAACTTTGGGAATGGGAGTATTGCCTGAGTATCGAGGAATTGGTTTAGGAAGTCATTTGCTTGAGAGAGCAATTGAACATGCAAAAGCAATAAATGGGATAGAGAAGGTAGAATTAGAGGTGTTTGAAAGCAATGAAAATGCCCTTAAATTCTACCAAAAGCATGGATTCTTTCAGGAAGGCAGAAGAGTTAAGTCAAGGAAGTTAGATGGACAATATGACAATATCATTTTAATGGGGAGATTTATATAA
- a CDS encoding DMT family transporter: MFAIAILASFLAGVTIVVSRIINANLAQKIGLLQGTFFNYIVGLIFAFFFLIINKEPLRITNHSLGSIPVWAYFGGLFGVVVVMLQSYISHKIPSFNLTLLIFIGQLFMGIAIDYFTLHQLSIGKVIGGIFVLAGLIYNLILDQKKNEEILE; the protein is encoded by the coding sequence ATGTTTGCTATAGCAATCCTCGCGTCATTTCTAGCAGGTGTTACCATCGTTGTCTCTAGAATCATAAATGCCAATTTGGCACAAAAAATAGGCCTTCTCCAAGGTACTTTCTTTAATTATATCGTTGGTTTAATCTTCGCCTTTTTCTTTCTTATAATAAATAAGGAACCTTTAAGAATTACTAATCATTCCTTAGGTTCCATTCCTGTATGGGCATATTTTGGCGGTCTTTTTGGAGTAGTAGTTGTAATGCTTCAGAGTTATATTTCTCATAAAATACCTTCATTCAACCTGACTCTACTGATTTTCATTGGACAATTGTTTATGGGAATTGCGATTGATTATTTTACTTTACACCAATTATCCATAGGCAAGGTAATTGGGGGAATCTTCGTATTGGCAGGGCTAATCTATAATTTGATACTGGATCAGAAAAAGAATGAAGAGATTTTAGAATAA
- a CDS encoding DMT family transporter, whose amino-acid sequence MNNILSLSIGALISIMIAINGVLSSSIGNYQSVVIIHIVGFITMILVLIPNKARINFSKDIPLYLYSAGAIGVFTVLFNNIGFSVLGVSMPLALGLLGQSLTSIIIDHFGWLGMKVVKFDIKKSFGLLLITSGIIIMTIF is encoded by the coding sequence ATGAACAATATACTTTCTCTTTCAATCGGAGCCTTAATATCAATCATGATAGCAATTAATGGAGTACTATCCAGTTCCATTGGCAATTATCAGTCTGTCGTCATCATTCATATTGTAGGATTTATTACCATGATACTAGTATTAATTCCAAATAAAGCCAGAATAAATTTCAGTAAGGATATTCCTCTATATTTATACAGTGCCGGTGCAATCGGAGTTTTTACGGTTCTATTTAACAATATAGGTTTTTCTGTACTGGGTGTTTCTATGCCTCTTGCTTTAGGACTGCTTGGGCAGTCTCTAACTTCAATTATTATTGATCATTTCGGATGGTTAGGAATGAAAGTAGTGAAATTTGACATAAAAAAATCTTTTGGATTACTTCTCATTACATCAGGCATCATTATTATGACTATTTTTTAA
- the yeiL gene encoding transcriptional regulator YeiL, producing MKLIYDIYKMNQYIEKYKIHQLFSEDIKPFMELFLFKSGEYICKDNEEISYIYFFVEGKAKVYITLSNGKSLLLCFYQPFTILGDIELVEKKNASSNIQAIEDVYCIGISLERAREYLLNDSKFLRVICTSLGKKLNRCSNNSSINLLYPLKNRLASYILVAGKPINHKDGRSIEFFGNLTEIAELLGTSYRHLLRTLNELSKMGVLEKKNSAYEVTDLKQLKKLAGDLYR from the coding sequence ATGAAACTAATTTATGATATTTATAAGATGAATCAGTATATTGAAAAATATAAAATACATCAGTTGTTTTCTGAGGATATAAAACCTTTTATGGAACTTTTCTTATTTAAGAGTGGGGAGTACATTTGCAAAGACAATGAAGAGATTTCTTATATTTATTTCTTTGTGGAAGGAAAAGCGAAAGTATATATCACGCTTAGCAATGGAAAATCTCTGCTTCTTTGTTTTTATCAGCCTTTTACGATCTTGGGAGATATAGAATTGGTGGAAAAGAAAAACGCCAGTAGTAATATACAGGCGATAGAAGATGTTTATTGTATCGGAATTTCTTTAGAACGAGCAAGGGAATATCTACTGAATGACTCTAAATTTTTAAGAGTCATCTGCACTTCTCTTGGCAAGAAACTTAATAGATGCTCAAATAACAGTTCTATTAACTTGCTGTATCCTCTTAAAAATAGATTAGCCAGTTATATCTTGGTTGCCGGAAAGCCTATAAATCATAAAGATGGAAGAAGTATTGAGTTCTTTGGAAACCTGACAGAAATAGCAGAACTTTTAGGTACCAGTTACAGGCATTTATTAAGAACTTTAAATGAACTCTCCAAAATGGGCGTATTAGAAAAGAAAAACAGTGCTTATGAAGTCACTGACTTGAAACAACTTAAAAAATTAGCTGGGGATTTATATAGATAA
- a CDS encoding ABC transporter substrate-binding protein — MKKFIKTLSCFLSTAVLMLAVGCSNGGANTPAPAGSSDTSGENSSKNVTVGIIQYMDHVALDSAREGFIEALKANGYVEGENLTIDYQNAQGDQSNLSTISDRFVSNKVDLVLAIATPAAQSIAGKTTEIPILATAVTDFEAAKLVDSNEAPGGNVSGTTDMNPIKEQIDLLAKLVPDAKTVGVLYTSSEDNSVLQAKLAKEAIENLGLNYVEVTVTNSNDVQQATQSIVEKCDAIYIPTDNVFASAMPIVHGVTAQSKTPVICGESGMVDNGGLATLGINYKDLGYQTGLMAVKILKGEASPATMPIESATEFDFVINGIVAEEIGLEIPEDLQQYIIK, encoded by the coding sequence ATGAAAAAGTTTATAAAAACTTTATCCTGTTTTCTTTCTACAGCAGTATTAATGCTTGCAGTAGGTTGTTCAAACGGAGGTGCAAATACTCCGGCTCCAGCTGGCTCATCTGATACGTCCGGCGAAAATAGTTCAAAGAATGTTACCGTGGGCATTATTCAGTATATGGATCATGTTGCCCTCGATTCTGCAAGAGAAGGGTTCATCGAAGCCTTGAAGGCTAATGGCTATGTAGAAGGAGAGAATCTTACGATTGATTATCAGAATGCCCAAGGAGATCAAAGTAACCTTTCTACAATTAGCGATCGTTTTGTAAGTAATAAAGTAGATTTAGTATTGGCCATTGCAACTCCGGCTGCTCAATCCATTGCCGGCAAAACGACAGAAATACCTATTTTAGCAACTGCTGTTACAGATTTTGAAGCTGCAAAATTGGTAGATTCTAATGAAGCTCCTGGAGGAAATGTCAGCGGAACTACCGATATGAATCCGATTAAAGAGCAAATAGACCTTTTAGCAAAATTAGTGCCTGATGCAAAAACAGTAGGGGTACTTTATACTTCCAGCGAGGATAATTCCGTATTACAGGCAAAGCTTGCAAAGGAAGCTATTGAAAACTTAGGTCTTAACTATGTAGAAGTAACTGTTACCAATTCCAATGATGTTCAGCAGGCAACACAATCCATAGTAGAAAAATGCGATGCAATCTATATCCCAACAGACAATGTATTTGCTTCTGCTATGCCAATTGTACACGGTGTAACAGCTCAGTCCAAAACGCCTGTAATCTGCGGTGAATCAGGTATGGTTGATAATGGAGGTTTGGCTACTTTAGGAATTAACTATAAAGATTTAGGATACCAGACTGGTTTAATGGCAGTAAAGATTTTAAAAGGAGAAGCTTCTCCAGCTACAATGCCGATTGAATCTGCTACAGAATTTGATTTTGTTATTAATGGTATAGTGGCTGAAGAAATTGGTTTAGAAATTCCTGAGGATCTTCAGCAATATATCATAAAATAG
- a CDS encoding ABC transporter permease has protein sequence MLQIILGAVSLGLLWAIMTIGVYITYRILDIADLTVEGTLAMGAAIAAQAITSGMNPYAATALALVGGLLAGLTTGILHTQLKIPALLSGILTMIALYSINLRIMGKANISLLRTETVYSWLQSLGLSDTNAVIVLGLIFVMVIVCFLYWFFGTELGSAIRATGNNPKMVRAQGINTDIMKIIGLVLSNGLVAISGALIAQSQSFADVQMGTGSIVIGLASVIIGEVLFGKKNFFSRLVSLVLGAITYRIIIALVLKMGMPANDLKLFTAITVAIALSLPVFKTYLNPVKISIKEGK, from the coding sequence GTGTTACAGATTATTTTAGGTGCTGTTTCCCTGGGGCTTTTGTGGGCGATTATGACTATAGGAGTGTACATCACTTATAGAATATTGGATATTGCAGATTTGACAGTAGAGGGAACCCTTGCCATGGGGGCAGCCATTGCAGCCCAGGCAATTACCAGTGGAATGAATCCTTATGCTGCAACTGCTTTGGCTTTGGTAGGCGGTCTACTCGCAGGGTTAACGACAGGAATTTTGCATACTCAGCTCAAAATACCTGCGCTCTTATCAGGAATATTAACAATGATCGCCTTGTATTCTATTAATTTACGTATAATGGGAAAAGCCAATATTTCTCTTTTGCGTACGGAGACGGTATATAGTTGGCTTCAAAGTCTTGGCTTAAGTGATACCAATGCAGTAATCGTTTTGGGATTGATTTTTGTCATGGTTATTGTATGTTTCTTATATTGGTTTTTTGGAACAGAACTTGGTTCGGCTATTCGTGCCACTGGTAACAACCCCAAGATGGTTCGGGCTCAAGGGATCAATACAGATATTATGAAAATTATCGGCTTGGTTCTTAGTAATGGACTTGTGGCAATAAGTGGAGCACTTATTGCTCAAAGCCAAAGTTTTGCAGATGTGCAGATGGGCACAGGATCCATCGTTATTGGGCTGGCATCTGTAATTATCGGTGAAGTCTTGTTTGGGAAAAAGAATTTCTTTAGCAGATTGGTTTCTTTGGTACTGGGGGCAATCACTTACCGAATTATTATTGCACTGGTACTAAAAATGGGAATGCCGGCGAACGATTTGAAGCTCTTTACAGCGATTACTGTGGCAATCGCACTATCACTGCCAGTATTTAAAACTTATCTGAACCCCGTCAAAATTTCTATTAAGGAGGGGAAATAA
- a CDS encoding ABC transporter ATP-binding protein has protein sequence MLSVNEVYKVFNPGTVNEKVALRNVTVTLEEGDFVTLIGGNGAGKSTLLNSIAGVFPVDKGSIIIDGTDVTKLPEHKRAAMLGRVFQDPMMGTASNMWIEENLALAFRRGKRRTLKWGITNKERMMYKELLAPLGLGLENRLTTKVGLLSGGQRQALTLLMATLKKPKLLLLDEHTAALDPKTAQKVLELSDKFIREGNLTTLMITHNMRDAIKYGNRLIMMHDGHIILDIKGEEKKKLTVENLLERFGKASGEEFANDRALLA, from the coding sequence ATGTTATCAGTGAACGAAGTATACAAGGTGTTTAATCCCGGAACAGTCAATGAAAAAGTAGCTTTACGGAATGTCACAGTAACCCTTGAAGAAGGTGATTTTGTTACCTTAATTGGTGGTAATGGCGCGGGTAAATCTACCCTCTTAAACTCTATTGCAGGGGTATTTCCTGTTGATAAAGGTTCGATTATTATTGACGGTACAGATGTAACCAAATTACCCGAACACAAAAGGGCGGCTATGTTAGGCCGGGTATTCCAGGATCCAATGATGGGAACAGCATCTAATATGTGGATAGAAGAAAATTTGGCGCTTGCTTTTCGCAGGGGAAAGCGTCGTACTTTAAAATGGGGTATTACAAATAAAGAAAGAATGATGTATAAAGAACTGCTTGCACCTTTGGGTCTGGGACTTGAAAACAGATTAACGACCAAGGTTGGACTGCTTTCAGGAGGTCAAAGGCAAGCTTTGACACTTTTGATGGCAACCCTAAAAAAGCCTAAGCTTTTACTTTTGGATGAACATACTGCGGCTCTGGACCCAAAAACAGCTCAGAAAGTATTGGAGCTTAGTGACAAATTTATTAGAGAGGGTAATTTGACCACATTAATGATTACGCATAATATGCGGGATGCTATCAAGTATGGTAACCGCCTTATTATGATGCATGACGGTCATATCATTTTAGACATTAAAGGTGAAGAAAAGAAAAAGCTGACGGTTGAAAACCTTTTAGAACGTTTTGGAAAAGCTAGCGGAGAAGAATTTGCCAATGACCGTGCATTGCTGGCATAA